Genomic DNA from Fusarium keratoplasticum isolate Fu6.1 chromosome 2, whole genome shotgun sequence:
CTCGCGAGGCCGCAAGATGATTGAGGATTCAGACGGTGTGCCGGGAAGCCCCAAGCGGTTGACCCAGCTGaaaaaggagaaggccgCCATGATGCACGAGTTTGGTTTATTGGGCACCCGCAAAAGCATGGCGAGCTACGAGATTCGGGAAATCGATAACAAGATTGCCAACCTCCACGGCATGCGCAGAATTATCCTAGAGAGACTGGCTGGGTTGGAGCAAGACGAGGCAATGCTGGAACACGACAGTATGTGCCCTGCTAACCAATGCCCCAGGAGCTCCATGCTGACTTTACAGTTTCCGAGATGGAGGTGCGGGTAGAGGAAGCCCAAGCTCTGGTTGATGAGGCAGAGGAAATTGCGAGGAACACGCGAACCAAGGATGAGCAGGATCTTGTTGGCGACGCCGATGATCATGACCACGAGTTCATGTCACAATCCGTCTACGAAAAGattccatcttcaacaggAAGCACTCCCCGGAAAGCGAAAAAGGTCCTCCGCAAAAAGTCAATGCCGATTCTTCACGAGCACTTTGAGCCTGGAACCAGCATCCGGGAAGTCAGAGCACACAAGGACACTATCACGGCGGTCGATTTCGATGCGCCCTTTGGCACAATGGTAACGGCTGCACTAGACGACACGGTAAGGGTTTGGGATCTCAACGCTGGCCGGTGTATGGGTTACTTGGAAGGCCACACAGCATCGGTACGCGCTCTGCAGGTTGAGGATAATATCTTGGCTACGGGATCTATGGACGCAACTATCAGACTCTGGGATCTCAGCAAGGCCCACTATGACCCTCATGGAGGACTCGGaaaggacgacgaggaggatgctaTCGCGTTCGGTACGGACAACCACCTGGAGCCTCCGGACGGCAGCATGTCCGACTGTCCGCTGTACACGCTAGAAGCTCACGTCGACGAGATTACGGCTCTTCACTTCCGGGGGGATGTCATGGTTTCCGGTTCTGCAGACAAGACAATCCGGCACTGGGACCTTGAAAAGGGTCGCTGCGTGCAAACATTGGATGTCATgtgggcagcagcagcaagcatgACTTCTACAGATAACACATGGAGGCCTACTGGACGATCTCAGTCAAGCTCCGCCGACTTTGTCGGGGCTCTGCAGGTCTTTGAAACGGCTCTCGCGTGTGGTACCGCCGACGGCATGGTGCGTCTGTGGGATCTCCGAAGTGGACAGGTCCATCGCAGTCTGGTTGGCCACACGGGAGCGGTGACGTGCCTGCAGTTTGACGACGTGCACCTGGTGACGGGAAGCATAGACAGAAGCATCAGAGTAAGTTTACAAGGTGTTTGTTGCAGGATAACCTCTAACCAAGCTCCAGATTTGGGACCTCCGAACAGGATCTATCTACGACGCATACGCATACGACCACCCGGTGACAAGCATGATGTTTGACACACGGCGCATCGTCAGCGCGGCGTCCGAGGACGTGGTAAAGGTGTACGATAAGGTGGAGGGACGGCAATGGGACTGCGGCGCTGGCGTCACGGCGGCCGAGGACGGCAAGTCTCCAGCTATCGTGGAGCGTGTACGTGTAAGAGACGGGTACCTGGTCGAAGGCCGGAGGGACGGCATTGTCGGTGTATGGACCTGTTGAAGAGATATATACGTGTAACATGTAAAAATCCACTAGAAGCGATTGAAAAGAGCCGTCGAGAGAGTCGCGGCTCTCCATGTTGCTTCCTCCTACGATACAGGATGCTCCAGGCCTTGTTGGCGCATGTCGAGCAGCAATTATATAGCAAACATGATGAACGTAGCGTTTCCGGGAAAACTATAGATCCTAGTATATGGAAAATAACGGCCCAAGAGCCGTTTCTGAGATTCGAGTTATCGTATGTCGTGTGGTCTCACCAACTTCCCAATTGAGCAATTCCAAGTCTCAAATTCTGAACCCTTCATCTTCGCCCGGGGCATTAACAATGCAACGGCCCGAAGCCACGTTTCGCACGGgctttaattaataaagcCCTCCTTTTGGTTTTCTTATACCCCAGGTTTCTTGAGACATGGCGTCAGAGGCTCATCGGCAGCTCCTTGCCACGTACTTGGATGTGGCGTGCGGCCTCACACAGCATGGTCTTGAGGAGTCGACAAGGAGCACGTCAACACCccaggatggagatgatgactcCAAGGACCTCTCAAGTGACAAGGCTAGTCGCATTGAGGATGGTTCAAATACCTCAGATCCAACGGCggaggccatgatgcggCTTCTCGCGCGACAAGCCCATGTGCTCCTCAAGATTCATGAGAACTTAGCCTCCAACAACGACGCCCACGAGGTCGACGAGAGCCTACTGCGGAGAAGAATATCAGACCTAatatccatctcatcatccaaATTCTACGCTTATCGCTTTGATCTATTACCTGCCGTGTGGCGCGAGATCTACACAGACGCCCTCATACTCGACACCTTTCGACTGATACTACGTCCTCTCCTGGCATCACAGTCTGTTCCAGGAGATGTTCTAGACGTGATCGTCGAGAAACTCGATAGGGCTCTCGTCACAGCAGGAGGTGGGCGACGCAGTCAGTGGCTCGAAAAGACTCTCCAGTTGCTCGAGGAGACTTGGGCAGCGAGCAAGCAGCATGAGCGACCAGCAAAGCGCCAGAGGCGAGAGGCCTCACCACAGCGTAGCTTCTCCAGCGAGGAGCTATATGGAAGGCCAGAACTATCACCCGAAAAAGCGTGTCCTCGCTACTCTGGCTGGACGATGGAGCAGTTTGAGGACTACATGAACAGCAACGGAGGAGAGCCTCGGCCGATCGTCTTTACCGACCTGATTGGGAGCTGGCCGGCCCTTACGGATCGTCCCTGGAAGAGCCCCGAGTATCTCCTATCCAAGACGTTTGGCGGAAGACGTCTCGTGCCGGTTGAAGTCGGGAGGAGCTACGTCGACGAAGGCTGGGGACAGGAACTCATCCAGTTCCGCGAGTTCCTCGCCCGCTACGTCGAGGTAGATTCTACAGCATCTGCAGCGACTGGCTACCTCGCTCAGCATAATCTCTTCCAGCAGATCCCCTCTCTCCGCAATGACATCCGTGTGCCTGACTTTTGCTGGGTTGATGTGCCGCTTCACCCGACGACACCGTCCATCGACCAGGCGCCCCTCGACGTTCCTCAGCTCAACGCCTGGTTCGGTCCTGCGCGTACTATCACGCCTCTGCACACTGATGGGTATCATAACCTGTTATGTCAGGCTGTCGGTACAAAGTACCTACGTCTCTATCCTCCGCGTGCTACGCCTATGATGCGGCCCAGGTCACCAGAGCATGGTGTAAACATGAGCAACACGAGCGGGTTGGATGTTGGTGTTCTGGAAGGATGGGATGAAAGACCCGAGGGGGTTAGTGGGGAAGACGTAAGGCGGATGAAAGAGGAGTTGGGGGGTGTTGAGTACTGGGAGTGTGTGCTTGAGCCGGGAGACACGTTGGTGATTCCCATCGGATGGTGGCATTATGTGAGGAGTTTGAGCGTGAGCTTCAGCGTGAGTTTCTGGTGGAACTAGACAAAGTCATGAGAGCGAGTATCATAAACGGCAACATGTTGAACAGACGTTGTAGAGACAAACACATCATATGAGACGATTCAGTTTGATTCATTCATATACCGCAGAAAGAGTGCAGATCAGATTTCTTCATATGCTTGCGAGAAAATCAACGAGACAATGTCCCTATCCAGCCGCCGCAGACGCATCCTCCAAGCTATCGCCGGCTCCCTGGGcctccctcctcgccttgGCGCCCGCCTTGAGCACCTCCCACTTCTCGCGGTACTTATCCAGCGTCTTTTGCATCTTGCGGTTGTCCTTCTCGAGCCGCTCCATCTGCTTCATGGCCGCCGCgagctgctcctccatctcttggTTCTTGCGCCGCAGGGCTTCGTCGCCCGTCTTGCTGAGGTGTGGCGAGGCGATGGGGGATCCGGGTCGTCTCAAACGATAACTTTCTGCAAGAGCCATGGCAGGAGTCTGGGCGCTGGCTTCAAAGGCGTGGAGGCGCTTGGTGAGCTTGTCGATCATGTCCTTGAGGGAATTGTTCTCCGTGTACAGTTCttcgatgatgttgttgagctccttgtccGTGCGAGCCCGGCCGATGCGGCGCTTAACCCCGGGGGATTGTTgcggagcttctcgagcgtCTACaaagtcatcatcgtcttcatccgGTCCATCAACAAGTTCCGAGGCTCCGCgtctcttttccttttcgGCAAAGCTCAAGATATTGGCATATGACATGGTGTGGCCGGTCGTCGGTACGACGTAGAAGGAATCGTTGgggccatggccatctcggACGAGAGCCTGCATAGTCGCTTTGGAGTAGATCTTGGAGAGGTCAGGCTCCAAAACCTTGGACGGAGAGGCCTTGAGGTGACTGCGCTTTGGGGATGTCTCTGGTGACTCTGGCGTCTCGGAAGCAGTCGACTCTTCCTGGATCAGAGGCAAACCAGCAAAGGCCAGAGGTGCAGAGATCTTATTGATGAGGCTTCCGAAGGTGCTATAGAAACGTGTATatcctccatcatcaccagcagcaatAGATGGCGCCGTATCAGGTCGTGGAGAAGACGAGCTCTTGCCGTGGCTCTCGGATCGTGTGGGTGGTGGGATAGGCGGGACCCAAGCCGGTTTGCCCGTCTGCTCTATAATATTCTGCATCTTTGCTTTGGGACCCCGCGAGTGAGCATCGACATTGCCCGGAGCTTGGTCGTTAGAGACACTTGGCGCAAGAGGTTGGCCTCTGTACTTGGATCGAATGCCACGGGCGGTGGCCAAGTTGCTGGCGATGGACGAGGACATTTCGCGATGGGCATATCGTCGCTGCGTAGGAGGGCCCGGCTTCTTGGATGTCGCCGACTCCTGTCtattctccttcttggcgtgGGCATCCTGCGCACCGGCGCCGACCTTGTCGGACTGAGCCTTTTCGTCGATGTCGGTGTCGCCGGGCTGGGACGGGGTTTCGGCCGGTCGCTTGAGAATCTCGGCGATCTTGCGGTGGTGCTCTTCGAGTAGCTTCAGGGTTCGGAGGGCCTCGATGCTCGACGTCGACCTGGCGGCGCTGGCAAACTCACCGGCGGCCTGGGTATGCTcgttgatggcgacgatggtATCGGAGGACTGGTGAGCGACACCGGCGGCGCGCACATGGTCGTGGGCTCTTACAAGCGGCGAGGGCTCCATGGTTCCATGGGTGATGAAAAGTTGCAATATCgacggaggagaggaaaggTGTCTCTTCTAGAGAATACGTTTGCGTTATCGCCTCGTAGCACACGGTCTGATGTCGAAGCGTGACGAGGTCAAGTGtggagagacagagacaagAGGCACAAGACTTAGAGTTCCACACTGGGATGCGACAGCTGCTAGTACCGAGACGACCAAGAATAAAATGCAGGCAGATAAAAGAAGACAGGAATGCTGGGGCTTTGGTGTGCCTGGTGCCTTGATGTTTTTCTTTCTACCTAAGCCATAGGTGAAGGGGATAGTTGCTGATGTTGTCGAACCTTTGACGCAATCATCAGTCATTCAAGGAAGGCCATTTCAGCCCTCTGTATCCGAAAAAGGACCTGTACAAAGTGATCATCACCTTAGTTTGGCGGGGTTCCGTCATGGAAGTTTGGGGGCGGGACTTTTTGGTATCTGTGGAGAAGGATAGCAGTTCATCGATGAGAAgtttcaagatgaagagaataCAAGTGTAAGTGTTCTTAACTCTATCTTTCCGGGTTTCTAGGAACAGTAAAGCCCGAGAAGGTTTCGAATCCAATATGTATCCTTGAAATGATCAACCAAAGCATCAACAGTTGCCCACCCTCCCGTCATTCTTCCATCTGCAAGAATGCACGCGAGATGATGACTGCATCAACTTGGCGGCCAAGAACCAC
This window encodes:
- a CDS encoding TRNA wybutosine-synthesizing protein 4; protein product: MAEQENHYGFDEGGDDDQSIVSTRGLEAFSRKVTTTATHLIGPNAEATALHYQAAMAEVQKQMKRPTVQRSMFAMARTTPTDIMRSRLSTHEIQHRALTYLPDELLANIPDHENPYSLFQGFQASFPELTEEGKKFRRRVSRGRKMIEDSDGVPGSPKRLTQLKKEKAAMMHEFGLLGTRKSMASYEIREIDNKIANLHGMRRIILERLAGLEQDEAMLEHDISEMEVRVEEAQALVDEAEEIARNTRTKDEQDLVGDADDHDHEFMSQSVYEKIPSSTGSTPRKAKKVLRKKSMPILHEHFEPGTSIREVRAHKDTITAVDFDAPFGTMVTAALDDTVRVWDLNAGRCMGYLEGHTASVRALQVEDNILATGSMDATIRLWDLSKAHYDPHGGLGKDDEEDAIAFGTDNHLEPPDGSMSDCPLYTLEAHVDEITALHFRGDVMVSGSADKTIRHWDLEKGRCVQTLDVMWAAAASMTSTDNTWRPTGRSQSSSADFVGALQVFETALACGTADGMVRLWDLRSGQVHRSLVGHTGAVTCLQFDDVHLVTGSIDRSIRIWDLRTGSIYDAYAYDHPVTSMMFDTRRIVSAASEDVVKVYDKVEGRQWDCGAGVTAAEDGKSPAIVERHGLEESTRSTSTPQDGDDDSKDLSSDKASRIEDGSNTSDPTAEAMMRLLARQAHVLLKIHENLASNNDAHEVDESLLRRRISDLISISSSKFYAYRFDLLPAVWREIYTDALILDTFRLILRPLLASQSVPGDVLDVIVEKLDRALVTAGGGRRSQWLEKTLQLLEETWAASKQHERPAKRQRREASPQRSFSSEELYGRPELSPEKACPRYSGWTMEQFEDYMNSNGGEPRPIVFTDLIGSWPALTDRPWKSPEYLLSKTFGGRRLVPVEVGRSYVDEGWGQELIQFREFLARYVEVDSTASAATGYLAQHNLFQQIPSLRNDIRVPDFCWVDVPLHPTTPSIDQAPLDVPQLNAWFGPARTITPLHTDGYHNLLCQAVGTKYLRLYPPRATPMMRPRSPEHGVNMSNTSGLDVGVLEGWDERPEGVSGEDVRRMKEELGGVEYWECVLEPGDTLVIPIGWWHYVRSLSVSFSVSFWWN